One window of Cryobacterium arcticum genomic DNA carries:
- a CDS encoding CarD family transcriptional regulator, with translation MIFEVGETVVYPHHGAATITAVETRTIKGVEKRYITLTVHQSDLAINLPIDNAELVGVRDVIDAAGVEAVFDVLRSDVEEEPSNWSRRYKANTEKMGSGSVYRVSEVVRDLWRRDRISGVSAGEKRMLIKARQVLVSELALAQKSTEEEAFVTLDDVLNASVAEVA, from the coding sequence ATGATTTTCGAAGTCGGCGAGACCGTCGTCTATCCCCACCACGGCGCAGCAACGATCACCGCGGTCGAGACCCGCACGATCAAGGGTGTCGAAAAGCGCTACATCACGCTCACCGTGCACCAGAGTGACCTGGCCATCAACCTGCCCATCGACAACGCCGAGCTCGTCGGCGTTCGCGATGTCATCGACGCCGCGGGTGTCGAGGCTGTCTTCGACGTGCTTCGCAGCGACGTCGAGGAAGAGCCGAGCAACTGGTCGCGCCGCTACAAGGCCAACACCGAGAAGATGGGCAGCGGCAGCGTCTACCGCGTCAGCGAGGTCGTTCGCGACCTGTGGCGCCGCGACCGCATCTCCGGCGTCTCCGCCGGTGAGAAGCGGATGCTCATCAAGGCCCGTCAGGTTCTCGTCTCCGAGCTCGCGCTCGCGCAGAAGTCCACCGAGGAAGAGGCCTTCGTCACCCTCGACGACGTCCTGAACGCCAGCGTCGCCGAAGTCGCCTAG
- a CDS encoding endo alpha-1,4 polygalactosaminidase, with product MSSPLVAVRRRLWINRSASTGSARRASTGSARRTAAGRARAVLPAALLALALAGCAGAQPAASGPGQTLPPVGGGLDYQLGGAYDPPDGVSIVARDSTEAPAPGLYSICYLNGFQTQPADSERLLADSPELILTAEGGPVRDENWPDEFLFDTGTAAKRTAIAALTLPQIAGCASAGFDAVEIDNLDSYTRSAGLLTVDDNVALATLLVDGAHAEGLAIGQKNAADLADELAGTFDFAVAEECDRWEECGLYTAAYGDHVLAIEYSDDLRVDFAAACAESDRPLSMILRDRDLVTAGSDGYVYERC from the coding sequence ATGAGCAGCCCCCTGGTTGCCGTCCGGCGACGTTTGTGGATTAACCGGTCTGCTTCGACAGGCTCAGCACGGCGTGCTTCGACAGGCTCAGCACGGCGTACGGCCGCCGGACGAGCCCGCGCCGTTCTGCCGGCCGCGCTGCTGGCGCTGGCACTGGCGGGCTGCGCGGGCGCTCAGCCCGCGGCATCCGGGCCCGGCCAGACACTGCCGCCCGTTGGCGGCGGCCTGGACTACCAGCTCGGCGGCGCCTACGACCCGCCGGACGGGGTGAGCATCGTCGCCCGCGACAGCACCGAGGCGCCCGCCCCCGGCCTGTACTCGATCTGCTACCTCAACGGGTTCCAGACCCAGCCGGCCGACTCCGAGCGGCTCCTGGCCGACTCCCCCGAGCTGATCCTCACCGCCGAGGGCGGGCCTGTGCGCGACGAGAACTGGCCGGACGAGTTCCTGTTCGACACCGGCACCGCCGCGAAACGCACCGCGATCGCCGCGCTGACGCTGCCGCAGATCGCCGGATGCGCATCCGCCGGCTTCGACGCGGTGGAGATCGATAACCTCGACTCGTATACCCGCTCGGCCGGGCTGCTCACGGTCGACGACAATGTGGCGCTGGCGACCCTGCTGGTGGACGGTGCCCATGCCGAGGGGCTCGCGATCGGCCAGAAGAACGCCGCCGACCTCGCCGACGAACTCGCCGGAACGTTCGACTTCGCCGTGGCCGAGGAATGCGACCGCTGGGAGGAGTGCGGGCTCTACACCGCCGCCTACGGCGACCACGTGCTGGCGATCGAGTACAGCGACGATTTGCGCGTCGACTTCGCCGCGGCCTGCGCCGAATCGGACCGGCCACTGTCGATGATTTTGCGCGACCGGGACCTCGTCACAGCGGGCTCGGACGGATACGTGTACGAGCGCTGCTGA
- a CDS encoding MATE family efflux transporter, which yields MNPSTPESTGPSDVTGTNRWYLSTAPILRALIHLCVPMAAAMIVGALYNLINAGVVGSLHDTALLAAITLGSPILGLVMAVGNVFGVGGGAMISRLLGTAEHDPGAAAQIKHVSSFSFWGSLIAGAVIGSAGLLLLKPVVSLLGADGAAGPATTAFVGVMLAFVPVLAAAVCLEQLVRAEGAARQVMIGLIASVIANLVFDLLFILVLHWGVAGAALSMGLANLGIVIYFGLWLARNSEHASLAPRWFTLSPAVLRPVLGVGVGTLLQSAFLIVTALVLNNLAAAYGDGPLAAMGVAVRIAQVPEFLVMGVTIGVLPLLAYSYGKGDRNRLSAALRASFTAVATISVLFASTVFVFREQVFAAFVANPDMLGIGVAILTAQLVAMIANSFTGLFTSLFQATGRAAAATVMSVTQGVLFLPIVFLGNLWFGLPGIIWALTVTEGAVFLVGIAMWFASRAAIDRGLADGSPERAEEALEHAQG from the coding sequence ATGAACCCCAGCACCCCCGAATCCACAGGCCCGTCCGACGTCACCGGCACCAACCGCTGGTACCTCTCCACGGCACCGATCCTGCGCGCCCTGATCCACCTCTGCGTACCGATGGCTGCCGCGATGATCGTCGGCGCCCTCTACAACCTCATCAACGCGGGCGTCGTCGGGTCGCTTCACGACACCGCGCTGCTCGCCGCGATCACCCTCGGCTCGCCGATCCTCGGCCTGGTCATGGCGGTCGGCAACGTGTTCGGCGTCGGCGGCGGCGCGATGATCTCGCGGCTGCTCGGTACCGCGGAACACGATCCCGGCGCGGCCGCCCAGATCAAACACGTGTCGTCGTTCTCCTTCTGGGGCTCCCTGATCGCCGGAGCCGTCATCGGCTCCGCCGGGCTGCTCCTGTTGAAGCCGGTCGTGTCGCTTCTCGGCGCAGACGGCGCCGCCGGGCCGGCCACCACGGCCTTCGTGGGTGTGATGCTCGCGTTCGTGCCCGTGCTGGCCGCAGCCGTCTGCCTCGAGCAGCTCGTGCGGGCGGAGGGCGCCGCCCGCCAGGTCATGATCGGGTTGATCGCCTCGGTGATCGCCAACCTGGTTTTCGACCTGCTGTTCATCCTGGTGCTGCACTGGGGAGTCGCCGGAGCGGCCCTGTCGATGGGGTTGGCCAACCTCGGCATCGTCATCTATTTCGGCCTCTGGCTCGCCCGGAACAGTGAACACGCGAGCCTGGCACCGCGGTGGTTCACACTCTCGCCAGCCGTGCTGCGGCCGGTGCTCGGTGTGGGCGTGGGAACCCTGTTGCAGTCCGCCTTCCTGATCGTGACCGCCCTGGTGCTCAACAACCTCGCGGCCGCCTATGGCGACGGTCCCCTTGCGGCCATGGGCGTCGCGGTGCGCATCGCCCAGGTACCCGAATTCCTGGTCATGGGGGTGACCATCGGTGTGCTGCCGCTGCTCGCTTACTCCTACGGCAAGGGCGACCGGAATCGCCTCAGCGCGGCGTTGCGCGCATCCTTCACCGCTGTGGCCACCATCTCGGTGCTCTTCGCGTCCACCGTGTTCGTGTTTCGCGAGCAGGTCTTCGCCGCGTTCGTCGCCAACCCCGACATGCTCGGCATCGGCGTCGCCATCCTCACGGCCCAGCTCGTGGCCATGATCGCGAACAGCTTCACCGGGCTCTTCACCTCGCTGTTCCAGGCCACCGGGCGGGCCGCGGCGGCCACCGTGATGTCGGTCACGCAGGGTGTGTTGTTCCTCCCGATCGTCTTCCTCGGCAACCTCTGGTTCGGCCTGCCCGGCATCATCTGGGCGCTCACCGTCACCGAGGGTGCCGTGTTCCTGGTCGGGATCGCCATGTGGTTCGCCTCCCGGGCCGCGATAGATCGCGGCTTGGCCGACGGCAGCCCGGAGCGCGCCGAGGAGGCCCTGGAGCACGCCCAGGGCTGA
- a CDS encoding AI-2E family transporter: protein MWRRRHRRAPVEAPAVPGAIESELVATGAVAPAMMHRSTSILLGLGGATVAVFGLAAIAGIAAPILLALVLTICAHPVRRGLERRGVPRGLATGSVVATVFVVLAAFVAALGLALGQFAALLPQFASQISDIGATVATWLASIGFGSAQVQAVESSFDPSNLVPLVSGLFGSITNVTVALVIVLTMLILMAADAGYLPTLLSQLRPSRPTLVAALTDFASSVRRYMVATTLLGIAQGVLNALALVLLGVPGAFLWGLLSFLCSFIPNVGYFIAIIPPTVFAFLVGGWALALPVIVIYAIINAVVQSIVQPRVVGNAVALSQSLTFASVLFWAIVLGAIGAILAIPLTLLIRTILVDADPAASWWRPLIGDLDETRTLMKSEDARNKALRKAGRAASKDAKRSSGAG from the coding sequence ATGTGGCGACGTCGACACCGCAGGGCTCCCGTCGAGGCTCCCGCGGTGCCCGGCGCGATCGAATCGGAGCTGGTCGCCACCGGAGCAGTGGCCCCGGCGATGATGCACCGCAGCACCTCGATCCTCCTCGGCCTGGGCGGGGCCACTGTGGCGGTCTTCGGGCTCGCGGCCATCGCGGGCATCGCCGCGCCGATCCTGCTGGCGCTCGTGCTGACGATCTGCGCGCATCCGGTGCGCCGCGGCCTCGAACGCCGTGGGGTGCCGCGGGGGCTGGCCACCGGGTCTGTCGTGGCCACGGTGTTCGTGGTGCTGGCCGCCTTCGTCGCCGCGCTCGGCCTGGCGCTGGGCCAGTTCGCCGCGCTGCTTCCGCAGTTCGCCAGCCAGATCAGCGATATCGGGGCGACGGTCGCCACCTGGCTGGCGAGCATCGGTTTCGGCTCCGCCCAAGTGCAGGCCGTGGAGTCGAGCTTCGACCCGAGCAACCTCGTGCCGCTCGTATCGGGACTGTTCGGCAGCATCACCAATGTCACGGTGGCCCTGGTGATCGTGCTGACCATGCTGATCCTGATGGCCGCGGACGCCGGCTACCTGCCCACGCTGCTCAGCCAGCTGCGGCCCTCCCGGCCCACCCTGGTGGCGGCCCTCACCGACTTCGCCTCCAGCGTGCGCCGTTACATGGTGGCCACGACCCTGCTCGGCATCGCCCAGGGGGTGCTCAACGCTCTCGCCCTGGTGTTGCTCGGTGTGCCCGGCGCGTTCCTCTGGGGGTTGCTGTCCTTCCTCTGCAGCTTCATCCCCAATGTGGGCTACTTCATCGCCATCATTCCGCCCACGGTGTTCGCCTTCCTCGTCGGCGGCTGGGCGCTGGCGCTGCCGGTGATCGTCATCTACGCCATCATCAACGCCGTCGTGCAGTCGATCGTGCAGCCGCGGGTGGTCGGCAACGCGGTGGCGTTGAGCCAGTCGCTGACCTTCGCATCCGTGCTCTTCTGGGCCATCGTGTTGGGCGCCATCGGCGCCATCCTGGCGATTCCGCTCACCCTGCTCATCCGCACGATCCTGGTGGATGCCGACCCCGCCGCCTCCTGGTGGCGCCCCCTGATCGGCGACCTCGACGAAACCCGCACGCTGATGAAATCCGAGGATGCCCGTAACAAGGCGTTGCGGAAGGCCGGCCGGGCGGCCAGCAAGGACGCCAAGCGCAGCTCGGGCGCCGGCTGA
- a CDS encoding DUF6412 domain-containing protein — protein sequence MRTRTLLPAGASPTARLSVALGLSLGAGFGLGALLLGGRGFGEVLALAALFTLSASALAVTGAAQQVLAMLVMVLTGAPTPVARPYPELASQVGQSVPDAPGKPQPRAPGRALPVA from the coding sequence ATGCGCACACGAACGCTGCTGCCCGCCGGGGCATCGCCGACTGCCCGCCTGTCGGTCGCGCTCGGACTGAGCCTGGGCGCCGGGTTCGGCCTCGGCGCGCTGCTGCTCGGCGGACGCGGCTTCGGCGAGGTTCTCGCCCTGGCCGCCCTCTTCACCTTGAGCGCCTCGGCTCTGGCCGTCACCGGCGCGGCCCAGCAGGTGCTGGCGATGCTCGTCATGGTGCTCACCGGAGCACCCACTCCCGTCGCCCGGCCCTACCCCGAACTGGCCTCGCAGGTAGGCCAGAGCGTTCCGGATGCGCCGGGCAAGCCCCAGCCCCGAGCCCCGGGGCGCGCCCTCCCGGTCGCCTAG
- a CDS encoding three-helix bundle dimerization domain-containing protein, producing the protein MDTEERTEHEDHAVAQVIDRLVERYPDRPRSFIENVVTEERHLLDGKPIRDYVPVLIEHGAKARLRNATGHGPAQRPAHG; encoded by the coding sequence GTGGACACTGAAGAGCGCACCGAACACGAAGACCACGCCGTGGCCCAGGTCATCGACCGTCTTGTGGAGCGATACCCTGACCGGCCCCGGTCGTTCATCGAGAACGTCGTCACCGAGGAACGCCACCTGCTCGACGGCAAACCGATCCGGGATTACGTGCCCGTGCTGATCGAGCACGGCGCGAAGGCACGGCTGCGAAACGCCACCGGGCACGGCCCGGCGCAGCGCCCCGCGCACGGCTAG
- a CDS encoding SPW repeat domain-containing protein has product MRFIPTKVHAVLDYVVAIALILAPTIFMFEEVGGAAVIIPRILGVGLILYSLFTRYELGLVKVIGMPVHLVFDIVASVFLIASPFLFGFINEAPNAWLPHIAVGVAVILVVLCSKSQPGTSVTGSKAHASSVA; this is encoded by the coding sequence ATGCGTTTCATTCCCACCAAGGTCCACGCCGTTCTCGACTACGTCGTCGCCATCGCCCTGATCCTCGCCCCCACGATCTTCATGTTCGAAGAGGTCGGCGGCGCGGCCGTCATCATCCCGCGCATCCTGGGCGTCGGCCTGATCCTCTACAGCCTCTTCACCCGCTACGAGCTGGGCCTGGTCAAGGTCATCGGCATGCCCGTTCACCTGGTCTTCGACATCGTCGCGTCGGTGTTCCTGATCGCTTCCCCGTTCCTGTTCGGCTTCATCAACGAGGCCCCGAACGCCTGGCTGCCGCACATCGCGGTCGGTGTCGCCGTGATCCTCGTCGTGCTCTGCTCCAAGAGCCAGCCCGGCACCAGCGTCACCGGCTCCAAGGCGCACGCCAGCAGCGTCGCCTGA
- a CDS encoding dienelactone hydrolase family protein: protein MATGSPTVIDMTLPATPGGSFGLAAVLGVPAGPGPWPGVVLVHEAFGLNDVMRRQVERMAAAGYLALMPDLFSEGGARRCLVATFRSLSAGQGRAFVDIESARTALGARDDCTGAVGVLGFCMGGGFALAAATRGFDAASANYGMLPGGTDAELDDALTGACPIVGSYGGRDRSLRGAAGRLDASLTRLAVPHDVVEYPGAGHAFLNDAESGPVALRFALKRFLGAGPDPVAAADAWRRIDAFFAEHLATDAPAASLDS from the coding sequence ATGGCCACCGGCTCCCCCACTGTGATCGACATGACCCTGCCCGCCACGCCGGGCGGCAGTTTCGGCCTCGCCGCGGTGCTGGGCGTCCCGGCCGGGCCCGGGCCGTGGCCGGGCGTGGTGCTCGTGCACGAGGCGTTCGGGCTGAACGACGTGATGCGGCGCCAGGTTGAGCGGATGGCCGCGGCCGGCTACCTCGCGCTGATGCCCGACCTGTTCAGCGAGGGCGGCGCCCGTCGCTGCCTGGTCGCCACCTTCCGTTCGCTCTCGGCGGGCCAGGGCCGGGCGTTCGTCGATATCGAGTCGGCCCGCACCGCGCTCGGCGCCCGCGACGACTGCACGGGCGCGGTCGGCGTGCTGGGCTTCTGCATGGGCGGCGGTTTCGCCCTGGCCGCGGCGACCCGCGGGTTCGATGCGGCCTCAGCCAACTACGGCATGCTGCCCGGCGGTACCGACGCCGAGCTCGACGACGCCCTCACCGGCGCCTGCCCCATCGTGGGCAGCTACGGCGGCCGGGACCGGTCGCTGCGCGGCGCGGCCGGGCGCCTGGATGCGTCGCTGACCCGACTGGCCGTCCCGCACGATGTGGTGGAATACCCCGGCGCCGGGCACGCGTTCCTCAACGACGCCGAGAGCGGGCCCGTCGCCCTCCGGTTCGCCCTCAAGCGCTTCCTCGGCGCCGGTCCAGACCCCGTGGCGGCCGCGGATGCCTGGCGGCGCATCGACGCGTTCTTCGCCGAGCACCTCGCGACGGATGCCCCCGCGGCATCCCTTGACAGTTAG
- the ppk2 gene encoding polyphosphate kinase 2, whose protein sequence is MNKKLYEDELRRLQADLVTMQEWVRESGARIVVIFEGRDAAGKGSAIKRVTEYLNPRIARIVALPVPTDRQRGQWYFQRYIEHLPTAGEIVLMDRSWYNRAGVEKVMGYCTPDEYRRFLHQAPLFERMLVEDGIILLKYWFSVSDKEQELRFRSRLKDPMRRWKLSETDVLSITKWVDYSKAKDEMFVHTDIAEAPWWVVESEDKRAARLNMISHFLSMVPYEHMEPPLVRIPHRPPASDYERPPRELNRPVPDHAARITELAAEAKSKGKGKG, encoded by the coding sequence ATGAACAAGAAGCTCTACGAAGACGAGCTGCGCCGGCTCCAGGCCGATCTGGTGACCATGCAGGAGTGGGTGCGCGAGTCCGGCGCCCGCATCGTGGTGATCTTCGAGGGCCGTGATGCGGCGGGCAAGGGCTCGGCCATCAAGCGGGTCACCGAGTACCTCAACCCGCGCATCGCCCGCATCGTGGCGCTCCCGGTGCCCACCGACCGTCAGCGCGGCCAGTGGTATTTCCAGCGCTACATCGAGCACCTGCCCACGGCCGGTGAGATCGTGCTGATGGACCGCTCCTGGTACAACCGGGCCGGAGTGGAGAAGGTGATGGGCTACTGCACACCCGACGAATACCGCCGGTTCCTGCACCAGGCCCCCCTGTTCGAACGGATGCTGGTCGAGGACGGCATCATTCTGCTCAAGTACTGGTTCTCGGTGTCGGACAAGGAGCAGGAGCTGCGCTTCCGCTCCCGGCTGAAGGACCCGATGCGCCGTTGGAAGCTCTCCGAGACCGACGTGTTGTCGATCACCAAGTGGGTGGACTACTCCAAGGCCAAGGACGAGATGTTCGTGCACACCGACATCGCCGAGGCCCCGTGGTGGGTGGTCGAGAGCGAGGACAAGCGCGCCGCCCGCCTCAACATGATCAGCCACTTCCTGTCGATGGTGCCCTACGAGCACATGGAACCGCCGCTCGTGCGCATCCCGCATCGGCCGCCGGCGTCGGACTACGAACGCCCGCCTCGCGAACTGAACCGTCCGGTGCCCGACCATGCCGCGCGCATCACCGAATTGGCCGCGGAGGCCAAGTCGAAGGGCAAGGGCAAGGGGTAG
- a CDS encoding MarR family winged helix-turn-helix transcriptional regulator — MQDAEHSLTSSLHLFRWIGWAQMKAGEDWIRERDLSRAQSFVLDYLVQNPGAIQRDLAEVSRTTAASVSSLLQGLERRGLVERRTEDGDERRKRVYATSAGADLISGFDDAMAAAGETILGPLDEDERATLNALLLKITAELPQPTR, encoded by the coding sequence ATGCAGGACGCAGAGCACTCCCTCACTTCAAGCCTCCACCTCTTCCGCTGGATCGGGTGGGCGCAGATGAAGGCCGGCGAGGACTGGATCAGGGAACGCGACCTCAGTCGTGCTCAGAGTTTCGTGCTCGACTACCTGGTCCAGAATCCCGGGGCGATCCAGCGCGACCTAGCCGAGGTGAGCCGCACCACCGCCGCGAGCGTGTCGAGCCTTCTGCAGGGGCTCGAACGGCGCGGTCTGGTGGAGCGACGCACCGAGGACGGTGACGAGCGGAGAAAGCGCGTCTATGCGACGTCCGCCGGAGCCGACCTCATCTCGGGGTTCGACGACGCAATGGCCGCGGCCGGGGAGACCATCCTCGGTCCCCTCGACGAGGATGAGCGAGCCACCCTCAACGCCCTGCTTCTGAAGATCACCGCAGAACTGCCACAACCTACCCGCTAG
- a CDS encoding DUF6855 family protein — MTPGTAADPWQLTTAPGSSTYTMYREGDELVCQVGATTLKYRARAIDDLHAWLLEQGDWVPLGASDEKKPAPEGSVEGWGRSADNPVGGWYGLRSGYRGRFGMYLPPLLEHLGLAELTHEKRNNQMRALPSD; from the coding sequence ATGACCCCAGGAACTGCTGCCGATCCCTGGCAGCTCACGACAGCACCCGGCTCCTCGACCTACACGATGTACCGTGAGGGCGACGAACTCGTCTGCCAGGTGGGCGCAACGACCCTGAAGTACCGGGCGCGCGCCATCGACGACCTGCACGCCTGGCTGCTTGAGCAGGGCGACTGGGTGCCGCTCGGCGCCAGCGACGAGAAGAAGCCCGCGCCGGAGGGCAGCGTCGAGGGGTGGGGCCGCTCCGCCGACAACCCGGTCGGCGGTTGGTACGGCCTGCGCTCGGGCTACCGGGGCCGGTTCGGCATGTACCTGCCTCCGCTGCTCGAACATCTCGGCCTGGCCGAACTCACCCACGAGAAGCGCAACAACCAGATGCGGGCGCTTCCCTCCGACTAG
- a CDS encoding dihydrolipoyl dehydrogenase family protein, with protein sequence MSAVPPTAISHYDVLVIGAGPAGTSAALRAAELGASVAVAESDRTGGTCVNTGCVPTRALAKAARLMREVRTADTYGIEAVIERFDWRTTAARVTESVDRVRAIKREAERFSDAGIDLILEGRARFVDPHTVELGSGRRISADNILVCVGGHSRRLPIPGAELATVPEHVLSLPALPERLAVIGGGNTGAQLVTIFSSFGSRVTLLDVAPRILMASDAAVSEAVSTAFREQGTRVETGISTVESLVRDADGSITLTWQAGGEPVSDSFDAVIMATGWPADVDDLGLENAGVATVRSAIPVDQYFRSEVSHIFAVGDANGRDMLVQAAQFEGEAAAENAVLGTNRRTPHHLLPAGGFTDPDYAGVGLTEEQARARDPLCVVATVPYASLDRAVIDDRERGFLMLISDRRRDLILGAHAVGENAIEVVQSVTTAIAAGVDVATLAHVRFAYPTYSAIIGLAARSLLAEAAPAAAPEAVAATLE encoded by the coding sequence ATGTCTGCTGTTCCCCCCACCGCCATCTCGCACTACGACGTGCTCGTCATCGGAGCCGGCCCGGCCGGCACCTCCGCCGCCCTGCGCGCCGCGGAACTCGGCGCCAGCGTCGCCGTGGCCGAATCGGACCGCACCGGCGGCACCTGCGTGAACACAGGCTGCGTGCCCACCCGGGCACTCGCCAAGGCCGCCCGGCTCATGCGGGAGGTGCGCACCGCTGACACCTACGGCATCGAGGCTGTCATCGAGCGCTTCGACTGGCGCACAACGGCCGCCCGGGTCACCGAATCCGTCGACCGGGTGCGGGCTATCAAACGGGAGGCCGAACGGTTCTCCGACGCCGGGATCGACCTCATTCTGGAGGGCCGTGCCCGGTTCGTCGACCCGCACACCGTCGAGCTCGGCTCGGGGCGCCGCATCAGCGCCGACAACATCCTGGTCTGCGTGGGCGGCCACTCCCGGCGGCTGCCGATCCCGGGCGCCGAGCTGGCGACGGTGCCGGAGCACGTGCTGAGCCTGCCGGCCCTGCCCGAACGCCTCGCGGTGATCGGCGGCGGCAACACCGGAGCTCAGCTGGTCACCATCTTCAGCTCGTTCGGCTCGCGGGTGACCCTGCTCGACGTGGCGCCGCGCATCCTGATGGCCTCGGACGCCGCCGTCTCGGAGGCAGTGAGCACGGCGTTCCGGGAGCAGGGCACCCGGGTCGAAACCGGCATCAGCACCGTGGAGTCGCTCGTGCGCGATGCCGACGGCTCCATCACCCTCACCTGGCAGGCGGGCGGTGAGCCCGTCTCCGATAGCTTCGACGCCGTCATCATGGCCACCGGCTGGCCGGCGGATGTGGACGACCTGGGTCTGGAGAACGCCGGCGTCGCCACCGTGCGCTCGGCGATCCCCGTCGACCAGTACTTCCGCAGCGAGGTGTCACACATCTTCGCCGTCGGCGACGCGAACGGCCGGGACATGCTCGTGCAGGCCGCCCAGTTCGAGGGCGAGGCCGCCGCCGAGAACGCGGTGCTCGGCACCAACCGCCGCACGCCGCACCACCTGCTGCCGGCCGGCGGTTTCACCGACCCCGACTACGCCGGGGTGGGGCTCACCGAGGAGCAGGCTCGCGCCAGGGACCCGCTCTGTGTCGTCGCCACCGTGCCGTACGCGAGCCTGGACCGGGCCGTGATCGACGACCGGGAACGCGGCTTCCTGATGCTCATCTCCGACCGCCGCCGGGACCTGATCCTCGGCGCGCACGCGGTGGGGGAGAACGCCATCGAGGTGGTGCAGTCGGTGACGACGGCCATCGCCGCGGGCGTTGACGTGGCCACCCTCGCCCACGTGCGCTTCGCCTATCCCACCTATAGCGCCATCATCGGCCTCGCTGCCCGTTCCCTCCTGGCCGAGGCCGCCCCCGCCGCCGCGCCCGAAGCGGTGGCCGCCACCCTGGAGTAA
- a CDS encoding YidC/Oxa1 family membrane protein insertase, with the protein MNFYAFGPIAAVLDAAYAVLHNLTLFLTPLTAANAAALAIIVLTLALRLVLIPVGVSQARAQQQRQRLAPRLTELRRQHGSNPERLQRETMALYAAENASPLAGCLPLLVQAPILSSVYGLFVLGTINGHDNALLAGSLFGSPLGTSILSGWGAGTTPAVLLVGGVLLAVLLAAQLLSRRLMLAQAAASAAPVGPPSASAAVPPVPGALSPAAQATMTGVLSWLPLISVVFAAFVPLAAAIYLTVSAVWSAAERSLLWRILRPVAR; encoded by the coding sequence ATGAATTTCTATGCCTTCGGCCCCATCGCGGCCGTGCTCGACGCGGCCTATGCCGTTCTGCACAACCTCACCCTGTTCCTCACCCCGCTCACCGCGGCCAACGCGGCCGCCCTCGCGATCATCGTGCTCACCCTCGCCCTGCGCCTGGTGCTCATCCCCGTCGGGGTCTCCCAGGCCCGGGCCCAACAGCAGCGGCAACGCCTCGCTCCGCGCCTCACCGAGCTGCGCCGCCAACACGGCAGCAACCCCGAACGCCTGCAACGGGAGACCATGGCCCTGTACGCGGCCGAGAACGCGTCGCCCCTGGCCGGATGCCTGCCCCTGCTCGTGCAGGCCCCGATCCTCTCGAGCGTCTACGGCCTCTTCGTGCTGGGCACCATCAACGGTCACGACAACGCCCTCCTCGCCGGCAGCCTGTTCGGCAGCCCGCTGGGCACCAGCATCCTCTCCGGCTGGGGCGCCGGCACCACCCCGGCGGTGCTCCTGGTCGGCGGGGTGCTGCTCGCCGTGCTGCTCGCTGCCCAGCTGCTCAGCCGGCGGCTGATGCTCGCCCAGGCCGCCGCATCCGCCGCCCCGGTCGGCCCGCCATCGGCCAGTGCGGCGGTCCCGCCGGTTCCGGGAGCCCTCTCTCCGGCGGCCCAGGCGACCATGACGGGAGTGCTGAGCTGGCTGCCGCTCATCAGCGTGGTCTTCGCGGCCTTCGTGCCGCTGGCCGCGGCGATCTACCTCACGGTGAGCGCGGTGTGGAGTGCCGCAGAGCGTTCACTGCTCTGGCGCATCCTACGTCCGGTCGCCCGGTAA